The Bradyrhizobium sp. CCBAU 051011 DNA segment TTGCGATAGACGCCATTGGCCGCGAGCAATTGCGCATGCGAGCCGCGCTCGATCGCCCTGCCGCCTGAAATCACGATGATCTCGTCCATCTCGACCACCGACGTCAGGCGGTGGGTCGACCAGATCATGGTGCGCCCCTCGGCCACGTTGAGCAGCGTGCGGTTGATCGCCGCTTCCGTGGTCTGGTCGAGCGCCGACGTCGCTTCATCGAGCAGCAACAGCGAGGGATTGCGGATGATAGCGCGCGCGATCGCGATACGCTGGCGCTGGCCGCCCGACAGCGTATCGCCGCGCTCGCCGACCGGCGTGTCGTATTTCTGCGGCAGGCTCATGATGTAGCTGTGGATCTCGGCCTTGCGCGCGGCTTCCTCGACCTCCTCGTCGCTGGCGCCTTCCTTGCCGAGCCGGATGTTCTCCCGGATCGTCATGTTGAACAGCATGTTCTCCTGGAACACGATGGCCATACCGCTGCGCAGGGATTCGCGGGTCACGCGGCGGATATCGACGCCGTCGATCGCCACCCTCCCCTCGTCCGGCGTGTAAAGCCGCAGGATCAGGTTGAGCAGCGTGCTCTTGCCCGAGCCGCTGGGACCGACGATCGCAATGCGCTTGCCGACATTGAGCTTGAGGCTGAAATTGTCGAGCACCGGCGTCTCGCTGCCTTCATAGGCGAAGGTGACGCGCTCGAAGCTGATGTCGTTGGTGATGCGCGGCAGATCGGGCGCGCCCGGGCGATCGGCGCCGCGCGTCGGCTCGTCGAGCAGTTCCTGCATATGCCGCACCGCCGCCGCCGACTGGATCGACACCGGAATGAAATGCATCAGATGGGCGATGTTATAGGACACCTCCCAGAACGCGCTCTCGAAGGTGACGAAAGTGCCGATGGTGATCTGGCCCTTGGTGGCGAGATAGGCGCCGATCGCCAGCACGACGAGGTGCAGCAGCAATACTGAAATGGTGACGGTGCGCTCCACCATGGTGGAGAGGAAGACGGCGGACGCCGTCTTGATGCGCACATCCTGGTTGCGCATGGTGAACCAGCCGAGCGTGCGGCGCTGCAGGCTGAATGCCTTGATGACCGCCTGCGCCGCGACATTTTCCTGCACCGTGCCGAGCAGCGCCGCTTCATTGAGCTTTTGCTCGTAATTCGCCTGTACTGCCTTCGGCGTCAGGATTCGTGGCCCGATCAGCGTGATCGGGAACACCAAGAGCGCCACCGCCGCAAGCTGCCAGTTCAGGAACAGCATCAGGATGATGCCGGCGATCAGTTCCAGGAATGGCAGTGCCGCGCTGTTGGCGAAGGTTTTGACCGAGCTTTCATAGGCCGCGAGGTCGATCGAGAAGCGCGAGAGTATCTCGCCGCGCTTGGTGCGGGCGAAATATGACGACGGCAGGTTCTGGACGTGTTCGAACAGCCGCGTCCGCACGTCGGCGATGACGCCTGCCGCCAGCCGCGCATCCCAGCGCTCATACCAAACCGCAATGATCGAGGTGATTATTCCGGCGACCGCGAGCACGCCGAGGATCTTGTAGAGCGCCTGGAAGTCCTCTTCGCCGAGCGCGTCGTCGATCAGGAATTTGAGGCTGAGCGGCATGATGACGTTGAACAGCGTCTCAACGAGAACGCCGAAGGTCACAAAGGCGAGCAGCTTTCTGTAGTTGCCCAGATAAGGCTTGGTGAAGCCGTAGATCGTCGCCATCGCGCCGGCGGCTTCCTTGGCGGTGAAGACGACGAGATCCTCGTCATCATCATCGTCGTCGAGCTCCAGCTCGTCGTCCTTGCCATCCTTGTCGGCGTCATCGGCAGGCGCAGCCTTGCCACCGGTCGGCGGCGCGACGGCCTCCAGCATAAGCTTCTTCGTGAGCTCCGGATCGTCAGCCGGAACAGGATTCCGATCATCCGAAGAAGGAGGCATGGGCGCCATGAAACCAACCGATGCTGCACGGCCGGCATGACCGCAAATCGAACGCGGTAGCGGCAAGCGCTACCGCAAGGATTCTATGCGATCGGGATGAATTCGGCAAACATTTGGGGCGACCGGCCCTGATTCGTCAGAGCCGGTCGCCCCTAAATACAAACCGGTCGGACCTCAGTCGTCCGATTCGACCTTGTCGAAGAACGAATAGCGCAGGCTGTCGGCGTCGGCGTACCACTGCCCCGGCCCCTTGTTGGCGGCCAGCGTCGCCGCCCACACCGCATCGGTGCAATCGCGGCGGTGCATCGAAAGGTCGAAGCCGTTGCCGAAGAACAATTCGGACCATTCCCACCAGGTCCCGAGCTTCTTCACGCCGCGCAAGAGGTCGTAGCGGTCGATCAGCGCAGGCGCCATGTCCGATGTCACCGACCCGAACACCAGCCCGGTCTTCACGACGCGGTTGAGCTCGCGCACCGCGCGCGGGACCTGCTTTTCGGAGACGTGGCAGAGGCTGGTCTCGAACACGAAGTCGAATTCGTCGTCCTTGAACGGCATGTCAACGATGGAGCCAAGCTTGTTGAACTTGCGCAGCGCCTTCGGCGTCCTGGCGTGGATCGCCTTGTTGTTCTCGATGCCCCAGGCGTCGATGCCGCGTTCGCGCAGCGCGCCGACCAGTTCGCCGCTGGCGGAGCCCGCAACGAGCAGCTTGTAGCCCTTCGCCCTGTTCCAGACGATCTTGATCAGGTCGGTCAGATAGGCCGGGTCGGTAAACCGGCTCCAGACTTCGCTGTAGGGGCCAAGCCCACGATAATTCTCGAAATAGCTGCGATCGATCTTGTCGGACGATTCCTCGCCCGCTTGCGCGCGGGCGCGGCGCAGCCGCATCATCTCGGTCAGAATGATGTCGGTCGCGGCGTCTGAAGAGTCGAGCAGACCGTTCAGCGTCGAGTCGAACAGGTAGTCGCCGACCACGACGATGCCCGGATGCTCTTTCGGCTCGGGGCGATGGTTGGTCATGACGTCACGGACCGGCAGGCCGCCCGGCAGCGCATTCACCGACGACAACCAGCGATGGATCTTGCCTTCCATGAAATGATCGCGGGCATCGCCGAAGGACGGCGGCAACGACTTCAACGCGGCGTCGATCAGTTCCTGGTCGCTGAGATTGGCAAACGCCAGCGCATCGGAGCCTGCGATCAGCCAGTTGAGCACGCCATGCTTGCCGACGTCGTGGCGGGCACCCTCATTGTAGACGCAGCAGCCGCCGAACGCTTCCGACATGAACCAGGCGCCGGGGATCTTCTCGCCCCAAAACGGCTCGTCGAACAGGATCGACACGCGCAAATAATGCGCCGGACGGTCGAAATAGGCGACGTGCTTGACCATCGACTTGCGCAGGTCTTCGCCATCCCAGCGCATGGTGGCGAGCCAGGAATGCGGCAGGCACATCAGCACGAGATCGAAATCCCTGACCTCCGGCCCCTTCCCGTTCATCATGTTGAGCTGGTAGCGGCCGGCGGAGGTCTTTCCGACCTTCAGCACGCGGTGATTGAGCTGGATGTCGGCATCGACTTCCGAGCGCAGGCACTCGATCAACTGCTCGTTGCCGTTCTGGATCGAATACAGGCCGATGTAGCCCTCGATATCCATCACGAAGTTCTTCAGCGCGTTCAGGCCGTTGGTATTGTGGCTCTCGGTCGCGATATCGGAGCGCGCCATCACCTTCAAAAAGCGCTTGGCGGTGGGATCTTCGACTTCCTTGTCGAGCACTTCCTCGCAGGTCATGTAGGCCCAGGGGTGCTCGTTGTCGTGGGCGCCGACGCCCTCGTAATACTCGATCGGCGACACCAGGTCGGCGCAACGCTTGCGGAACGCTTCGATCGCCGCAGCGGTTTTCGCGCCGTATTTGCGCCGCATGCCGGGAACGTCCTCGAGCAGTTCGCCGTCGAGGTGCACCTGCTCGGCGTCCATCGGGATGGTCTGCAGGCCGAAATGCTGGATCAGTTCCCGTAGGGGATCCGGGCCGGTCATCGAATAATCGTAGATTTCGGCTACACCCGCCTCATACATCGCCGGCGCGGAATCGAATTTACGCGAGACGATCTTGCCTCCGACACGGTCGGACGCCTCGTAGATGGTGACGCGGCAGAGATCGCCGAGCTTTTTCTTCAGATACCAGGCGCTCATCAGCCCGCCCGGGCCGCCGCCTACGATTGCAAGATCCAACATGTCTTTTCCGTCGCCCTCCGGCTCCCCCTGCCTATGGGAAAACAGCCGGTTTAAACCGCATTCAAAGGCGCTTTTCACCCTGAAGGGAAGATGAACAAAGCAGGTCCTCGCAACGCAGCAATTAAAGAAAGCAGCAAAAAGGCCGGCTTGCGCCGGCCATTTGTCTTCGCACCGTATTCTTGCGGATGTCCTATTCGGCCAGCGGATGGGCCGGCCGGTGTGCTCTATCCGCCACGGAATGCCTTGCCGGCGAGCAGGCTCACTAGCTCCTGCTGGCGCGAGAGGCCAGTCTTCGACAGCACAGCCTTGAGCTGGCTGCGCACCGTCTCTCGGTTAACGCCGGTCGCGTCGGCCAATGCGTCGACGGTTTCAGCCCGGCCGATTCCCCGCGCCACCCGCGCTTCCGCCGGCGTCAGGTCGAACAGGCCTTGCAAAACCTCCGCAGTCGGCACCGCGGCGCGATCGACCGGGGTCACCACCAACAGCGCAGTGGCCTGCGAGAAGATGTCGCGTGCATCGCCGCGCACGGGAATAACATGCAGCACCATCGGCACGCGGGTTGCCGTCGCAGCGACCGCGATCGACTTCACGGTCCGGCCATCGGCAAGAGACTTTGGGCCGAGCGCTTCGGCAAGCATCGCGTCCGCCGTGACATCCGTCATCGTTACGCGCTCGTTCCGATCCTGAAACAGCGAAGGGACCAGCGCTTCGAACAGGCCGTTGGCGGCAAACACCCGGCCGCGCCCACGCAGCACCGCGCCCGGCAGGCCCAGCACCTGCAGGGCGTCAGCCTGCGCGCGGGCGCGCTCGAAGCCAAGACGATTTGCTGCGAGGGACGCCCGAGCCAGATGCGGCCGCAGCCCATCCAGCAAGGTGACGACTTCTCGCGGCACCGGACCGAAATCCTGATGCCGCGGCACGACGATCGCAATCGAATCGCCGCTCGGCATCGGGATGATCGTTCCGGCCCGGTAGCCGAGGCCGTGCTTGCGGTAAAAATTGCAATAGACGTCATTGGTCGCAATCTCCTCCTCCGAGAGGAGATCGAAGTCGGTGACGAAACCCGCGTGATTGAGAGCGATGGCGCGCGGCAGATTGGGATCGCGTTCGCTCCATCCCTCTCCCAGGAAAACCGGCATCAGCGGGTCCCATTCGACGGAATTGACCGCGCTTGCGTACCCGTCCCGCACGCCGAACAGAAAGCCGCCGTTGCCGCCGACCGCTGCACTGAGCTCGCCAAGCAGGGCCGGCCAAAGGGAAGGAACGAGCCCCGCCTCGTAGATGCGATCGATCAAGGATTCAAGATGAGCCAATTCGCTCATGAGCAACTATTACCGTTGTGGCAGGACGCCCCTCGCCGACTTGATAGCAGGCATCCCCCATCTGGGTGAAGCGCAACATCGCTCCCCATCTGCACAAAGAAAAAGCCGGCTTCGCAGCCGGCTTTCTTGTTGATTGGAACCTGAGGAACCCTTACTCCGCCGGCGGCAGCGCCAGCGGTTCGGCTTCCGGAGCGGTCGGCACGATCGCCGACTGCTTCTCGCGCTCGTCGAGGATCAGCTTGTCGCGCTTGACCGCGACTTCGCGGATCTTGGCCATCGAGGCGCCGGTGCCCGCCGGGATCAGCCGGCCGACAATGACGTTCTCCTTGAGGCCTTCCAGCGGATCCACCTTGCCATTGACGGCGGCTTCGGTGAGCACGCGGGTGGTCTCCTGGAATGAGGCCGCCGAGAAGAACGAGCGGGTCTGCAGGCTCGCCTTGGTGATGCCGAGCAGAACCGGCGTTCCCGTGGCGGGCTTCTTGCCCTCTTCCTTGGCCTTCAGGTTGAGCGCATCGAACTCGATCTTGTCGACCTGCTCGCCCGAGATCATGTCGGTGTCGCCTTGATCGGTGATCTCGACCTTCTGCAGCATCTGACGGACAATCACTTCGATGTGCTTGTCGTTGATGAGCACGCCCTGCAGCCGGTAGACCTCCTGGATTTCGTTGACCAGATAGGCAGCGAGTTCCTCGATGCCCTTGATCGCCAGGATGTCGTGCGGCGCCGGATTGCCTTCGACGATGAAATCGCCCTTTTCGACGATGTCGCCGTCCTGCAGATGGATGTGCTTGCCCTTCGGGATCAGGTACTCGCGCGGCTCCTCGGTCTTGTCCATCGGCTCGATCGAGATGCGGCGCTTGTTCTTGTAGTCGCGGCCGAAGCGGATCGTGCCGGCGATCTCCGCGATGATGGCCGCGTCCTTCGGCTTGCGGGCCTCGAACAGTTCGGCCACCCGCGGCAGACCGCCGGTGATGTCGCGGGTCTTGGCGCTTTCGGTCGAGATACGCGCCAGGATGTCGCCGGCCTTGACCTTTGCGCCGGTGTCCACCGACAGAATGGCGTCGACCGACAGCATGTACCGGGCATCGCCGCCACGCGCGAGCTTGAGCACCTTGCCGTCCTTGCCCTTGACCACAATGGCCGGACGCAGGTCGGCGCCGCCCCGCGACGCACGCCAGTCGATGACGACGCGCTTGGCGATACCGGTGGATTCGTCGAGCGTTTCCGAGATCGACTGCCCTTCCACCAGGTCCTCGAACCCGATGGTGCCCTCGACTTCGGTGAGAACCGGACGGGTGTACGGATCCCATTCCGCAATGCGCTGGCCGCGCTTGACCATGTCGCCTTCGTCGACATGCATGCGCGCGCCGTACTGAATGCGGTGGGTCGCACGTTCGGTGCCGTCGGCATCGACGATGGCAACGACCATGTTGCGGACCATCGCGATCAAGTGACCTTCGCTGTTCCGGGCGATGGACTTGTTCTTGATGGTGACCTTGCCCTCGAAGTTCGATTCGACGAACGACTGCTCGTTGATCTGCGCCGCGCCGCCGATGTGGAACGTGCGCATCGTCAGCTGCGTGCCGGGCTCACCGATCGACTGGGCGGCAATGACGCCGACCGCCTCGCCGTGGTTGACCGGCGTACCGCGGGCCAGATCGCGGCCGTAGCACTTGCCGCAGATGCCGTTGACTAGTTCGCAGGTCAGCGCCGAGCGGATCTTCACTTCCTGGATGCCGGCCTGCTGGATGGCGTCGACGTGCGACTCCTCCATCAGCGTGCCGCGCTTGACCACGACCTTGTTGGAGGCGGGATCGCGCAGATCCTCGCCCGCGACGCGGCCGAGAATGCGCGAGGCCAGCGAAGCGACGACCGTGCCGGCGTCGACGATGGCGCGCATCTTGATGCCGAGCTTGGTGCCGCAATCGTCCTGCGTGATGATGCAGTCCTGCGCCACGTCGACCAGACGGCGGGTGAGGTAACCGGAGTTCGCGGTCTTCAACGCGGTGTCCGCGAGACCCTTGCGGGCGCCGTGGGTCGAGTTGAAGTATTCGAGCACCGACAGACCTTCCTTGAAGTTGGAAATGATCGGCGTCTCGATGATCTCACCCGACGGCTTCGCCATCAGGCCGCGCATACCGGCGAGCTGACGCATCTGGGCCGGCGAACCGCGCGCGCCCGAATGCGCCATCATGTAGATCGAGTTGATGTCGGCATCGGCGCCCTTCGGCGTCTTCTTGGTCGAGGAGATTTCCTTCATCATCTCCTTGGCGATTTCTTCGGTCGCCTTCGACCAGGCGTCGACCACCTTGTTGTACTTCTCGCCATGGGTGATCAGGCCGTCGTTGTACTGCTGCTCGAAATCCTTCGCCAGCGTACGGGTGGTGTCGACGATCTTCCATTTCGAGTGCGGCACGACCATGTCGTCCTTGCCGAACGAGATGCCGGCCTTGAACGCGTTGTAGAAGCCGAGCGCCATGATGCGGTCGCAGAAGATCACGGTCTCCTTCTGACCGCAGTGACGGTAGACCTGGTCGATCACGCCGGAGATTTCGCGCTTGGTCATCAGCTTGTTGATGATGTCGTACGAAATCTTCGAGTTCTTCGGCAGCACGTTGCCGAGCATGACGCGGCCCGCGGTGGTTTCGATCCAGCGCTTGGCCGACTTGCCGTTCTCGTCGGAGCCCTCCCACCGGTACTTGATCTTGGTGTGGAGGTGGATGACCTTCGAGTGCAGGGCGTGCTCGAGCTCGGCCATGTCGCCGAAGATCTTGCCCTCGCCGGGCAGGCCTTCACGCATGATCGAGAGGTAATACAGGCCGAGCACGATGTCCTGCGACGGCACGATGATCGGCTGGCCGTTCGCGGGATGCAGGATGTTGTTGGTCGACATCATCAGGACGCGCGCTTCCAGCTGCGCTTCGAGCGACAGCGGAACGTGCACGGCCATCTGGTCGCCGTCGAAGTCGGCGTTGAACGCCGCGCAAACCAGCGGATGGAGCTGGATCGCCTTGCCCTCGATCAGCACGGGCTCGAACGCCTGAATACCAAGGCGATGCAGCGTCGGCGCGCGGTTGAGCAGCACCGGATGCTCGCGGATCACCTCGTCGAGGATATCCCAGACCTCGGGACGCTCCTTCTCGACCAGCTTCTTCGCCTGCTTCACGGTGGTGGACAGACCCTTGGCGTCGAGCCGCGAATAGATGAACGGCTTGAACAGTTCGAGCGCCATCTTCTTCGGCAGGCCGCACTGATGCAGGCGCAGTTCGGGACCGACCACGATCACCGAGCGGCCCGAATAGTCGACGCGCTTGCCGAGCAGGTTCTGACGGAAGCGGCCCTGCTTGCCCTTGAGCATGTCGGCCAGCGACTTCAGCGGCCGCTTGTTGGCGCCGGTGATGACGCGGCCGCGGCGGCCGTTGTCGAACAGCGCGTCGACGGCCTCCTGCAGCATGCGCTTTTCGTTGCGGATGATGATGTCAGGCGCGCGCAGCTCCATCAGCCGCTTCAAGCGGTTGTTGCGGTTGATGACGCGGCGGTAGAGGTCGTTGAGATCCGAGGTCGCGAAGCGGCCGCCGTCGAGCGGCACCAGCGGACGCAGGTCCGGCGGAATCACCGGCACCACGGTCAGGATCATCCACTCCGGCTTGTTGCCGGAATAGCGGAAGGCCTCGACGATCTTCAGGCGCTTGGCGAGCTTCTTGTGCTTGATGTCGGACTCGGTCTCCTGCATCTCGGCGCGCAGGGACTGCTCGAGCTTTTCGAGCTCAAGCCCCTTCAACAGTTCGCGGATCGCTTCCGCGCCGATCATGGCAGTGAACGAATCCTGGCCGTATTCGTCCTGCGCCTTCAGGTACTCGTCTTCCGACAGCAACTGACGGTCCTTGAGCGCGGTCAGGCCCGGCTCCAGCACGACGTAATATTCGAAGTACAGGATCCGCTCGAGATCCTTCAGCGTCATGTCGAGCAGCAGGCCGATGCGGGACGGCAGCGACTTCAGGAACCAGATGTGGGCGACGGGCGCGGCCAGCTCGATATGGCCCATGCGCTCGCGCCGGACGCGCGACAGCGTCACTTCGACCGAGCACTTTTCGCAGATGATGCCCTTGTACTTCATCCGCTTGTACTTGCCGCACAAGCACTCGTAATCCTTGATCGGCCCGAAGATGCGGGCGCAGAACAGGCCGTCGCGCTCCGGCTTGAAGGTCCGGTAGTTGATGGTCTCCGGCTTTTTGATCTCGCCGTAGGACCAGGACAGAATCTTCTCCGGGGACGCAATCGAGATCCGGATCTGGTCGAAGACCTGGGCCGGGGTCGTCGGATTGAAGAGATTCATAATTTCTTGGTTCATCGTCTTCTCCTCGCGTGCCGATCGTCACCGGCAGCAAATTCGAAATTCTTCTTGGCCCGCGCCCCGCTCAACGTCCGAGCGGAGCGCGAATGTCCGGCCCATCTGCGAAGCTGTCTTCGCGCACGGGCCGGACATGGAACTTTCGGCGTTACTCGGCCGCCTCTGATGTCGGCGCCGGTCCCATCTTGGAATTGTGCAGGTCGACGTTGAGGCCGAGCGAGCGCATTTCCTTGACCAGCACGTTGAACGATTCCGGGATACCCGCCTCGAACGTGTCGTCGCCGCGCACGATCGCCTCGTACACCTTGGTACGGCCGGCGACGTCGTCCGACTTCACGGTCAGCATTTCCTGCAGCGTGTAGGCCGCGCCGTAAGCTTCCAGCGCCCACACCTCCATTTCGCCGAAGCGCTGACCGCCGAACTGCGCCTTGCCGCCCAGCGGCTGCTGGGTGACGAGCGAGTACGGACCGATCGAACGCGCGTGGATCTTGTCGTCGACCAGATGGTGCAGCTTGAGCATGTAGATGTAGCCCACCGTCACCTTGCGATCGAAGGCATCGCCGGTGCGGCCGTCATAGACGGTCGACTGGCCGGAGGCGTCGAAGCCCGCGAGCTTCAGCATCTCCTCGATGTCGGCTTCCTTGGCGCCGTCGAACACCGGCGTTGCGATCGGCACGCCGTGGCTCAGGTTCTTGCCAAGCTCCATCAGCTCGTTGTCGTTCAGCGACTTGATGGTTTCATCGTCGCCATAGATCTTCTTCAGGGTCTCGCGCAGCGGCTTGAGATCCTGCTTCTGATAATAGCCGTCGATGGTCTGGCCGATGCGCTTGCCGAGGCCGGCGCAGGCCCAGCCGAGATGCGTCTCCAGAATCTGGCCGACGTTCATGCGCGAGGGCACGCCGAGCGGGTTGAGCACGATGTCCGCGTGCGTGCCATCCTCGAGGAACGGCATGTCCTCGATCGGAACGATCTTGGACACCACGCCCTTGTTACCGTGACGGCCGGCCATCTTGTCGCCGGGCTGGATCTTGCGCTTCACCGCGACGAAGACCTTGACCATCTTCATCACGCCGGGCGGCAGTTCGTCGCCACGCTGCAGCTTTTCGACCTTGTCGAGGAAGCGCTGTTCAAGGCCCTTCTTCGATTCGTCATACTGCTTCCGCATCGCCTCGATTTCGGCCATCAGCTTGTCGTTCGGGGATGCAAACATCCACCACTGCGACTTCGGATACTCATCGAGCACGGCGCGCGTGATCTTGGTGTCCTTCTTGAAGCCCTTGGGACCCGCGATGCCCTGGCGGTTTTCCAGCAGCTCCGCGAGGCGGCCGTAGACGTTGCGGTCGAGGATCGCCTGTTCGTCGTCGCGGTCCTTGGCCAGACGTTCGATCTCTTCCCGCTCGATCGCCAGCGCACGCTCATCCTTGTCGACGCCGTGACGGTTGAACACGCGCACTTCCACGATGGTGCCCTGCACGCCAGGCGGCACACGGAGCGAGGTGTCGCGGACGTCGGAAGCCTTTTCGCCGAAGATGGCGCGCAGGAGCTTTTCTTCCGGCGTCATCGGGCTTTCGCCCTTCGGCGTGATCTTGCCGACCAGGATGTCACCGGCGCGCACTTCCGCGCCGATGTAAACGATGCCGGCTTCGTCGAGGTTCTTCAGCGCTTCTTCCGAGACGTTCGGAATGTCGCGGGTGATTTCCTCAGGTCCGAGCTTGGTGTCGCGGGCCATCACCTCGAACTCCTCGATGTGAATCGAGGTGAAGACGTCGTCCTTCACGATCCGCTCGGAGAGCAGGATCGAGTCTTCGAAGTTGTAGCCGTTCCACGGCATGAACGCGACCAGCACGTTGCGGCCGAGCGCGAGCTCGCCGAGATCGGTCGACGGGCCGTCGGCGATGATGTCGCCCTTCTTGACGATGTCGCCGACCTTCACCAGCGGACGCTGGTTGATGCAGGTCGACTGGTTGGAGCGCTGGTACTTCATCAGCCGGTAGATATCGACGCCCGACTTGGTGGGATCGAGATCTTCGGTGGCGCGGATCACGACGCGGGTCGCGTCGATCTGGTCGATCACGCCGGAGCGGCGGGCGGCGATCGCAGCACCGGAGTCACGGGCCACAACGCCTTCCATGCCGGTGCCGACGAACGGCGCCTCGGCGCGAACCAGCGGCACCGCCTGGCGCTGCATGTTCGAGCCCATCAGCGCGCGGTTGGCGTCGTCGTTCTCGAGGAACGGGATCAGCGCCGCGGCGACCGAAACGAGCTGCTTCGGCGACACGTCCATATAGTCGACCTTATCAGGCGTGATCGGCAGCACTTCGCCGGCGTGACGGCAGACGATCAGGTCTTCGGTGAAGCGGCCCTTGGCGTCGAGCGGCACGTTGGCCTGCGCGACGCGATAGCGGCCCTCCTCCATCGCCGAGAGATACACGACCTCGTCGGTGACGCGGCCGTCCTTCACCTTGCGATAGGGCGTCTCGACGAAGCCGTATTTGTTGACGCGCGCGAACGTCGCCAGCGAGTTGATCAGGCCGATGTTCGGACCTTCCGGCGTCTCGATCGGGCAGATACGGCCGTAATGCGTCGGATGCACGTCGCGCACCTCGAAGCCGGCGCGCTCGCGGGTCAGACCGCCCGGGCCAAGCGCCGAGAGACGGCGCTTGTGGGTGATCTCCGACAGCGGGTTGGTCTGGTCCATGAACTGCGAGAGCTGCGAGGAGCCGAAGAACTCGCGCACCGCGGCAGCCGCCGGCTTGGCGTTGATCAGGTCCTGCGGCATCACGGTGTCGATATCGACGCTGGACATGCGCTCCTTGATCGCGCGCTCCATGCGAAGCAGACCGATGCGGTACTGGTTCTCCATCAATTCGCCGACCGAACGCACACGACGGTTGCCGAGATGGTCGATGTCGTCGATCTCACCCTTGCCGTCGCGCA contains these protein-coding regions:
- the rpoB gene encoding DNA-directed RNA polymerase subunit beta, translating into MAQQTFTGRKRVRKFFGHIKEVAEMPNLIEVQKASYDQFLMVDEPQGGRLDEGLQAVFRSVFPISDFSGTSMLEFVRYEFEPPKYDVDECRQRGMTYAAPLKVTLRLIVFDIDEETGAKSVKDIKEQDVYMGDIPLMTMNGTFVVNGTERVIVSQMHRSPGVFFDHDKGKTHSSGKLLFAARVIPYRGSWLDIEFDAKDIVFARIDRRRKIPVTSLMYALGLDGETILSTFYKKINYKRAKEGWRVPFDASRFRGYSTINDLIDADTGKVVLEAGKKLTVRAARQLQEKGLKALRLSDEELIGNYLAEDLVNPKTGEIYAEAGEELTEKSLKALNEQGYKELPLLDIDHVNVGAYIRNTLNADKNMTREDALFDIYRVMRPGEPPTIDSAQTMFQSLFFDAERYDLSAVGRVKMNMRLELDAPDTHRTLRKEDILAVIKTLVDLRDGKGEIDDIDHLGNRRVRSVGELMENQYRIGLLRMERAIKERMSSVDIDTVMPQDLINAKPAAAAVREFFGSSQLSQFMDQTNPLSEITHKRRLSALGPGGLTRERAGFEVRDVHPTHYGRICPIETPEGPNIGLINSLATFARVNKYGFVETPYRKVKDGRVTDEVVYLSAMEEGRYRVAQANVPLDAKGRFTEDLIVCRHAGEVLPITPDKVDYMDVSPKQLVSVAAALIPFLENDDANRALMGSNMQRQAVPLVRAEAPFVGTGMEGVVARDSGAAIAARRSGVIDQIDATRVVIRATEDLDPTKSGVDIYRLMKYQRSNQSTCINQRPLVKVGDIVKKGDIIADGPSTDLGELALGRNVLVAFMPWNGYNFEDSILLSERIVKDDVFTSIHIEEFEVMARDTKLGPEEITRDIPNVSEEALKNLDEAGIVYIGAEVRAGDILVGKITPKGESPMTPEEKLLRAIFGEKASDVRDTSLRVPPGVQGTIVEVRVFNRHGVDKDERALAIEREEIERLAKDRDDEQAILDRNVYGRLAELLENRQGIAGPKGFKKDTKITRAVLDEYPKSQWWMFASPNDKLMAEIEAMRKQYDESKKGLEQRFLDKVEKLQRGDELPPGVMKMVKVFVAVKRKIQPGDKMAGRHGNKGVVSKIVPIEDMPFLEDGTHADIVLNPLGVPSRMNVGQILETHLGWACAGLGKRIGQTIDGYYQKQDLKPLRETLKKIYGDDETIKSLNDNELMELGKNLSHGVPIATPVFDGAKEADIEEMLKLAGFDASGQSTVYDGRTGDAFDRKVTVGYIYMLKLHHLVDDKIHARSIGPYSLVTQQPLGGKAQFGGQRFGEMEVWALEAYGAAYTLQEMLTVKSDDVAGRTKVYEAIVRGDDTFEAGIPESFNVLVKEMRSLGLNVDLHNSKMGPAPTSEAAE